One Tumebacillus sp. BK434 genomic window carries:
- the fliI gene encoding flagellar protein export ATPase FliI — MNGHAKLETYLNRLNRTRTIKVNGKVTKVIGLTIESKGPAASIGDVCQIEAPGAPQMLAEVVGFRENHVLLMPFSDLGAIGPGHDVVATGNSLQIPVGPHLLGRILDGLGQPIDGKGPLDSLQLYSVNRQPPNPLKRQRIDRPLSVGVRCIDGLLTVGRGQRVGLFAGSGVGKSTLLGMMARNTAADINVIALIGERGREVREFIEKDLGPEGLARSVVIVATSDQPPLVRIKGAMVATAIAEYFRDQGQDVVLMMDSVTRFAMAQREVGLAVGEPPTTRGYTPSVFAMLPRLLERAGTGERGTITAFYTVLVDGDDMNEPIADAARGILDGHIVLSRQIANRGHFPAIDVLASVSRVMNDLVEPDHRRAAATVKKLSSIYKDSEDLINIGAYQRGNNMQIDKAILHQPAIASFTAQDVQEHSDLDSAKAALFEQFGGLEV; from the coding sequence ATGAACGGGCACGCGAAACTTGAAACGTATCTCAACCGGCTGAACCGCACCCGTACGATCAAAGTCAACGGCAAAGTAACCAAAGTGATCGGCCTGACTATCGAATCGAAGGGACCGGCGGCGTCGATCGGCGATGTCTGCCAGATCGAAGCGCCAGGCGCGCCGCAGATGCTGGCCGAAGTGGTCGGGTTTCGGGAGAATCACGTGCTATTGATGCCGTTTTCCGATCTCGGCGCCATCGGCCCCGGCCATGATGTCGTCGCGACGGGGAACTCGCTGCAGATCCCGGTCGGACCGCATCTGCTCGGGCGCATTCTCGACGGGCTGGGTCAGCCGATCGACGGCAAGGGACCGCTCGACAGCCTGCAGCTGTACAGCGTCAACCGCCAACCGCCCAATCCGCTCAAACGCCAGCGGATCGACCGGCCGCTGTCGGTCGGCGTCCGCTGCATCGACGGTCTGCTGACCGTGGGACGCGGTCAGCGCGTCGGGCTGTTCGCAGGTTCCGGCGTCGGCAAAAGCACGTTGCTTGGCATGATGGCCCGCAACACTGCGGCCGACATCAATGTGATTGCGCTGATCGGGGAGCGGGGCCGCGAAGTGCGGGAGTTTATCGAGAAAGACCTCGGGCCGGAAGGGCTGGCCCGTTCGGTCGTGATCGTTGCCACCTCCGACCAGCCGCCGCTCGTGCGGATCAAAGGTGCCATGGTGGCGACGGCGATCGCAGAATACTTCCGCGACCAGGGGCAGGATGTCGTCCTGATGATGGATTCGGTTACCCGGTTCGCCATGGCGCAGCGCGAAGTGGGCCTCGCTGTCGGCGAACCGCCGACCACGCGAGGGTACACGCCTTCCGTTTTTGCGATGCTGCCGCGTCTTTTGGAGCGGGCCGGCACCGGGGAGCGGGGCACGATCACCGCGTTTTACACCGTGCTCGTCGACGGGGATGACATGAATGAGCCGATCGCCGATGCGGCGCGCGGGATTCTGGATGGGCACATCGTCCTATCCCGCCAGATCGCCAACCGGGGGCATTTCCCGGCGATCGACGTGCTGGCGAGCGTCTCGCGCGTGATGAACGACCTCGTGGAGCCTGACCATAGGCGGGCGGCTGCGACGGTCAAGAAGCTCAGCTCGATCTACAAGGATTCGGAAGACCTGATCAACATCGGCGCGTATCAGCGCGGCAACAACATGCAGATCGACAAAGCGATTTTGCATCAGCCGGCCATCGCGAGCTTCACGGCGCAGGATGTCCAAGAACACAGCGATTTGGACAGCGCCAAAGCCGCACTTTTTGAACAGTTCGGAGGCCTTGAGGTATGA
- a CDS encoding flagellar FliJ family protein yields the protein MTISLTSLQKITTLKNRITQQATWEYAESKRKLDAEYDKLYTLAEQHDAAKVEMHQATSERISSQHLHAWTLYLSAQQLQMLQQAQAIAEQKVDCEDKQDRLKGRFLDEQMWSKLQEKRRVEVQVQLDRQAQEALDEAAAVLRSRAGR from the coding sequence ATGACGATCTCCTTGACTTCTCTGCAGAAGATCACCACATTGAAGAACCGCATCACGCAGCAGGCGACTTGGGAATATGCCGAGTCGAAACGCAAGCTCGATGCGGAGTATGACAAGTTGTACACGCTGGCCGAGCAGCATGATGCGGCGAAGGTGGAAATGCATCAAGCGACCTCGGAGCGCATCTCCTCGCAGCATTTGCATGCGTGGACGTTGTATCTGAGCGCTCAGCAGCTCCAGATGCTGCAGCAGGCGCAGGCGATCGCCGAGCAGAAAGTTGATTGTGAAGACAAGCAGGACCGGCTGAAGGGCCGTTTTCTTGACGAACAGATGTGGTCAAAACTGCAGGAAAAGCGCCGGGTGGAAGTGCAGGTCCAATTGGATCGACAGGCGCAGGAAGCGCTGGATGAAGCGGCTGCAGTCTTGAGAAGCCGCGCAGGGAGGTGA
- a CDS encoding flagellar hook-length control protein FliK, translated as MELLIGNTTMTQTTVSAAKTPAPTGKTDGQGAFGQLLQAAGLSQQAAGAEESAADQDGLMAALAALAGGLSPLLLAGINQPELTAEGVDQGIALTLQTEQGTVSLLLKDLPMNNSELARVLQDFGAAPELLTVLSAEPQGNPLDTLKANPQLMPQVATALTQMVQTLTAAPQLLVQETQTATLFQSLMQAVQIETVQETQTAASGEEKTDLAVPAKGSSLLGKLQATISMHTLQAALTMQEAAIAANAQAQTTEATSGNAVLAQANAEAGAGVEAGAATTAAPDAQPKQADAQPPAAVTVNQTHLQLPERQLKLEPVVTVRADQLRTELSANVVKRATLIEAPGRHEFRIILEPQGLGEVEVRIQSVNKQISVQLIADSLASKGMLDSALAGLKLQLQAQGIQYDRIEVQTASNSNTDLGSGLPEHRGSGQGAREQQHGGQGRVINADTFTLSDGEAELLDPLSNPDSIDVTA; from the coding sequence ATGGAACTGCTGATTGGAAACACCACAATGACGCAAACGACTGTGAGCGCGGCGAAAACGCCGGCGCCAACCGGCAAGACCGACGGGCAAGGCGCGTTTGGCCAGCTGTTGCAAGCGGCCGGATTGTCGCAGCAAGCGGCAGGAGCTGAAGAAAGCGCTGCTGACCAGGACGGTCTGATGGCCGCACTGGCGGCATTGGCAGGCGGCTTGTCCCCGCTGTTGCTGGCAGGCATCAACCAGCCGGAACTCACCGCAGAAGGCGTCGATCAAGGTATTGCCTTGACGCTGCAAACGGAGCAAGGCACCGTTTCGCTGTTGCTGAAAGACTTGCCGATGAATAACTCCGAACTGGCTCGTGTTCTACAGGATTTCGGTGCAGCTCCGGAACTTTTGACTGTCCTGTCTGCAGAGCCGCAAGGAAATCCGCTCGACACATTAAAAGCGAACCCGCAGCTCATGCCGCAAGTGGCAACTGCGCTGACCCAAATGGTGCAGACCCTGACCGCAGCACCGCAGCTTCTGGTGCAGGAAACGCAGACGGCCACACTTTTTCAAAGCCTGATGCAGGCCGTGCAGATTGAAACGGTGCAGGAAACGCAGACTGCGGCAAGCGGTGAGGAGAAGACAGACCTCGCAGTGCCGGCCAAAGGCAGCAGCCTGCTTGGCAAACTGCAAGCGACGATTTCGATGCACACCTTGCAAGCCGCCTTGACCATGCAGGAAGCGGCCATCGCGGCGAATGCGCAAGCACAAACGACTGAAGCAACCTCAGGCAACGCTGTGCTGGCTCAAGCGAATGCGGAAGCAGGCGCAGGTGTCGAAGCGGGTGCTGCGACAACTGCCGCACCAGACGCACAGCCGAAGCAGGCAGATGCACAGCCGCCCGCTGCAGTGACGGTCAACCAGACGCACCTGCAACTGCCGGAGCGCCAGTTGAAACTGGAGCCGGTCGTCACCGTTCGCGCCGATCAATTACGCACGGAGTTATCCGCGAATGTGGTCAAACGCGCGACGCTGATCGAAGCGCCGGGCCGTCATGAATTCCGCATCATCCTTGAACCGCAGGGTCTGGGCGAAGTGGAAGTCCGCATCCAGTCGGTGAACAAACAGATATCTGTACAATTGATCGCCGATTCCCTTGCATCGAAAGGCATGCTCGATTCGGCGCTGGCTGGTCTGAAACTGCAGCTGCAGGCACAAGGCATCCAGTATGACCGCATCGAGGTGCAGACCGCTTCGAACAGCAACACCGATCTGGGCTCCGGGCTCCCGGAACACCGCGGATCGGGCCAAGGAGCGCGTGAACAACAGCATGGCGGACAAGGGCGTGTCATCAACGCCGACACCTTTACCCTAAGCGACGGGGAGGCAGAGCTGCTTGATCCGCTGAGCAATCCGGACAGCATCGACGTCACCGCGTAG
- a CDS encoding flagellar hook capping FlgD N-terminal domain-containing protein, which translates to MANTVQIDNSHRYESRPEPTIKRELDRDAFLKILVTQLANQDPTQPMQDREFIAQMAQFSSLEQMNKVAASNLLVVQMNAMTLGAQLLGNTVSYANDLGETVTGKVTGVNTVSGTVKVQVGKDLVDLGAIVTIQAE; encoded by the coding sequence ATGGCCAACACCGTTCAAATCGACAACTCGCACCGCTACGAATCACGCCCGGAACCAACGATCAAGCGTGAACTCGACCGCGATGCATTCCTGAAAATCCTCGTCACACAGCTGGCGAACCAAGATCCGACGCAGCCTATGCAAGACCGAGAGTTTATCGCCCAGATGGCGCAGTTCTCTTCGCTTGAGCAGATGAACAAAGTCGCCGCTTCCAATTTGCTCGTGGTCCAAATGAACGCGATGACGCTCGGAGCGCAGCTGCTCGGCAACACCGTCTCGTATGCAAATGACTTAGGGGAAACCGTAACCGGCAAAGTGACAGGGGTCAACACGGTTAGCGGCACAGTCAAAGTGCAGGTGGGCAAAGATCTCGTCGATCTCGGCGCCATCGTGACAATCCAAGCTGAATAA
- a CDS encoding TIGR02530 family flagellar biosynthesis protein, producing the protein MSQDWLLRPLSQPIAPKREIGTGITRPKLHGGSSFQEELNKVLAKQQQEVTFSGHALERLRVRNISLTQDDLKRLGNAIDKVAAKGGRESLVVYKDTAYVISVKNRTVITAVDSAHMTDHVFTQIDSAVFA; encoded by the coding sequence GTGAGCCAAGACTGGCTTTTGCGGCCGTTGTCGCAACCGATCGCTCCGAAGCGGGAGATCGGCACGGGAATCACAAGACCGAAGTTACATGGGGGCAGTTCCTTTCAGGAGGAGCTGAACAAAGTCCTAGCCAAGCAGCAGCAGGAGGTCACCTTTTCCGGACATGCGCTTGAGCGATTGCGCGTGCGCAACATCTCGCTCACACAAGATGATCTCAAACGCTTGGGAAATGCGATCGACAAAGTCGCTGCCAAAGGCGGGCGTGAATCGCTGGTAGTCTACAAAGACACCGCCTACGTGATCTCGGTGAAGAACCGCACGGTGATCACCGCCGTCGATTCGGCACATATGACCGATCACGTCTTTACACAGATCGACAGCGCAGTTTTTGCTTAA
- the flgG gene encoding flagellar basal body rod protein FlgG — protein MLRSMYSGISGMRGFQTKLDVIGNNIANVNTVGFKAGRVMFKDIMSQTLQGAGAPAAPFGGTNPQQIGLGSALSAIDTIMNNGAPQMTNRPLDFAIQGDGFFTVVNDNDETFYTRSGNFYFDSAGFLVNGDGWKVVDSGGTPIEVANIGEIKSFSFDSKGILTTVDGAGAITTYEPIGLTKFANPSGLEKVGGSLFKESPNSGAPTLAAPGDAAAGTGVLMVGSLEMSNVDLTNEFAEMIVAQRGFQANSRTITTADEILQEVVNLKRG, from the coding sequence ATGCTTCGTTCTATGTACTCCGGCATTTCCGGGATGAGAGGTTTTCAGACCAAGCTTGACGTAATCGGCAACAACATCGCCAACGTAAACACGGTGGGCTTCAAAGCGGGCCGCGTGATGTTCAAAGACATCATGAGCCAGACCCTGCAAGGCGCAGGCGCTCCGGCCGCTCCGTTTGGCGGCACCAACCCGCAGCAGATCGGCCTCGGTTCAGCTTTGTCCGCGATCGACACGATCATGAACAACGGTGCGCCGCAGATGACCAATCGTCCGCTCGACTTTGCAATTCAAGGCGACGGGTTCTTCACGGTCGTCAACGACAACGATGAGACGTTCTACACCCGCTCCGGCAACTTCTACTTTGACAGCGCGGGCTTCCTCGTCAACGGCGATGGCTGGAAAGTGGTCGATTCGGGCGGCACGCCGATCGAAGTCGCCAACATCGGGGAGATCAAGTCGTTCTCCTTTGACTCCAAAGGTATCCTGACCACCGTCGACGGCGCGGGCGCGATCACCACCTATGAACCGATCGGGCTGACCAAGTTTGCCAACCCGTCCGGTCTGGAAAAAGTAGGCGGCTCGCTGTTCAAGGAATCTCCGAACTCCGGCGCTCCGACGCTGGCAGCGCCCGGCGATGCGGCGGCAGGCACGGGCGTGCTGATGGTCGGCTCGCTGGAAATGTCGAACGTCGACCTGACCAATGAATTCGCCGAGATGATCGTCGCGCAGCGCGGTTTCCAAGCCAACTCTCGCACGATCACGACGGCTGACGAAATTCTGCAGGAAGTCGTCAACCTCAAGCGCGGATAA
- a CDS encoding flagellar FlbD family protein, with the protein MIQVTRFNRSTVYLNATLIEAVEATPDTVISLITGKKFVVAETVPDVLDKIQTFYRNVGLVAVQARQLKAEGTDVS; encoded by the coding sequence ATGATCCAAGTTACCAGGTTCAACCGTTCCACCGTCTATCTCAACGCAACCTTGATCGAAGCGGTGGAAGCCACGCCGGATACGGTTATCTCACTGATCACCGGGAAAAAGTTCGTCGTGGCCGAAACGGTCCCGGATGTGCTTGATAAGATCCAAACATTCTACCGAAACGTCGGGCTTGTCGCTGTACAAGCCCGGCAACTCAAAGCGGAGGGAACCGATGTTTCGTAA
- a CDS encoding flagellar basal body-associated FliL family protein — protein MFRNKMLNIVLILIIAVALLGIVGIVAYKTVFVPTAGNEEEKVPTAAELLKSQFDIGKMTTNLAGNALIQATFSIQGDSVDTMNELDKRKAQIKDIINSVLHTTTQADIEKPEGYQELKVRLVTEMNKVMLEGKVTDIYISDIVVQ, from the coding sequence ATGTTTCGTAATAAGATGCTCAATATCGTACTCATACTGATCATCGCAGTGGCCCTGCTTGGCATTGTCGGAATCGTCGCTTACAAAACTGTCTTCGTGCCGACTGCCGGGAATGAGGAGGAAAAAGTACCAACTGCTGCGGAATTATTAAAGAGCCAGTTTGATATCGGCAAGATGACGACCAACCTGGCTGGCAATGCGCTGATTCAGGCGACGTTCTCCATTCAAGGGGACAGCGTGGATACGATGAACGAACTGGATAAGCGCAAAGCACAGATCAAAGACATCATCAACTCCGTGCTGCATACGACCACTCAAGCAGACATTGAAAAACCGGAAGGCTATCAGGAGTTGAAAGTCCGTCTGGTTACTGAGATGAACAAAGTGATGCTCGAGGGAAAAGTGACTGACATCTACATCTCCGACATTGTTGTGCAGTAA
- the fliM gene encoding flagellar motor switch protein FliM yields the protein MAEVLSQSEIDALLSALSSGELTAEEIRKEDTDRKIKVYDFKRAMRFSKDHIRSITRIFENFARLLTTYFSAQLRTFVHISVVSVDQLPYEEFIRSISKMTILNVFNCAPLEGKFVMEVNPNIAYAMLDRLLGGPGQGTDELRDLTEIEMTIMERVFGRALDNFQEAWKAVADLDAAVDHLEVNPQFLQLVSPNETVAVVSLSTKIGETTGMINICMPHVVLEPIIPNLSAHYWMGSMKSSKDYSEDWEAIRQSLGQTQVPLAAELGHSSISVGEFLSLGVGDVIALHQDVNAKIQLRIGNRVKFYGQPGTARGKVAVQISQAIEDDEGVGADE from the coding sequence ATGGCTGAGGTCTTGTCGCAAAGTGAGATTGATGCGCTGTTATCCGCGCTTTCGTCGGGCGAGTTGACAGCGGAAGAGATTCGTAAAGAAGACACCGACCGCAAGATCAAAGTATACGACTTTAAGCGTGCCATGCGGTTTTCCAAAGACCACATTCGAAGCATCACGCGGATTTTTGAAAACTTTGCGCGGCTGCTCACGACCTATTTTTCTGCTCAACTGCGCACGTTTGTGCACATATCGGTCGTGTCTGTCGATCAATTGCCTTATGAGGAATTTATCCGATCCATCTCCAAAATGACGATATTGAACGTGTTTAACTGCGCGCCTCTGGAAGGGAAATTCGTCATGGAAGTCAACCCGAACATCGCCTATGCGATGCTCGACCGCCTGCTGGGCGGTCCGGGTCAAGGAACGGATGAACTGCGCGATCTGACCGAGATTGAAATGACGATCATGGAGCGCGTGTTCGGCCGGGCGCTGGACAACTTCCAGGAAGCGTGGAAGGCGGTCGCCGACCTTGATGCGGCGGTGGATCATCTGGAGGTCAACCCCCAGTTCCTGCAGCTCGTTTCGCCCAACGAAACGGTTGCTGTCGTCTCCCTGTCGACGAAGATCGGGGAAACGACCGGGATGATCAACATCTGTATGCCGCACGTCGTGTTGGAGCCGATCATTCCGAACCTTTCCGCTCATTATTGGATGGGCAGCATGAAGAGTTCCAAAGATTACAGCGAAGATTGGGAGGCCATCCGTCAGAGCCTCGGTCAAACACAAGTGCCGCTGGCGGCAGAACTTGGACATTCTTCAATCTCCGTAGGCGAATTTCTCTCGCTTGGTGTCGGTGACGTCATTGCCTTGCATCAGGATGTCAACGCCAAGATTCAGCTTCGGATTGGTAACCGTGTGAAATTTTACGGGCAGCCGGGCACTGCACGCGGCAAAGTGGCCGTGCAGATTTCGCAAGCAATAGAGGATGATGAAGGAGTGGGCGCAGATGAATAG
- the fliY gene encoding flagellar motor switch phosphatase FliY: MNREVLSQQEIDALLRQSDGDSTGSSDLKVSDYLSDFEMDALGEVGNISFGTAATALSTLLRQKVDITTPKVSVVARDQLNHDFPLPHVAIKVSYTDGFVGANVLAIRVEDAQVIADLMMGGDGKSAPAELNELHLSAVAEAMNQMMGSASTSMSTIFDMMVNITPPDVDVMDFDKKQSVSLFPNDEVLIKISFRLIVGDLIDSHIMQLVPVSFAKDMINKLTGGIGEEPAPAAPEPVLAEALAPAPAPQPVPQAAAPIPEQPAAAAPMHPGYQPQQPVYEQPAHAYPPQPMYAEHPPAPYPPQYPPQYPPYGYPPHGYGHAETAAAQAPHRPMPSVNVQPVQFASFDEGAGMGGQQSNLDLLLDVPLTITVELGRTKKLIKDILELVPGSIVQLDKLAGDPVDIMVNNKLVAKGEVVVIDENFGVRVTDIISPSERVRKLQ; this comes from the coding sequence ATGAATAGAGAGGTTTTGTCGCAGCAGGAAATCGATGCCCTTCTCAGACAGAGTGATGGAGACAGCACGGGCTCGAGTGATTTGAAAGTTTCCGATTATTTGTCGGACTTTGAGATGGATGCATTGGGTGAAGTCGGGAACATCTCGTTTGGCACCGCGGCAACCGCGCTTTCCACCCTCTTGCGCCAGAAAGTGGACATCACGACACCGAAAGTGTCTGTCGTCGCGCGTGACCAGCTCAACCACGACTTCCCCCTGCCGCACGTTGCGATCAAAGTCAGCTACACCGACGGATTTGTCGGCGCAAACGTGCTGGCGATCCGCGTGGAGGACGCGCAGGTGATCGCCGACCTGATGATGGGCGGCGACGGCAAGTCGGCACCGGCTGAGCTCAACGAACTGCACCTGTCGGCGGTGGCTGAAGCGATGAACCAGATGATGGGCTCCGCTTCCACCTCGATGTCGACGATCTTTGACATGATGGTCAACATCACCCCGCCGGATGTCGATGTGATGGATTTTGACAAAAAGCAGTCGGTCAGCCTGTTCCCGAATGATGAAGTGCTGATCAAGATCTCCTTCCGCCTGATCGTCGGCGATCTGATCGACTCGCACATCATGCAGTTGGTGCCGGTCTCGTTTGCTAAAGACATGATCAACAAACTGACCGGCGGCATCGGGGAAGAGCCTGCTCCGGCGGCCCCGGAACCGGTCCTGGCTGAAGCTCTTGCCCCTGCTCCGGCTCCGCAGCCGGTCCCGCAAGCGGCAGCGCCGATTCCGGAACAGCCGGCCGCAGCAGCGCCGATGCACCCGGGTTACCAGCCGCAGCAGCCGGTGTATGAGCAGCCGGCACATGCCTACCCGCCGCAGCCGATGTACGCGGAGCACCCGCCGGCACCGTATCCGCCGCAGTACCCGCCGCAATATCCGCCATACGGATATCCGCCGCATGGGTACGGGCATGCCGAAACTGCCGCCGCGCAAGCGCCGCACCGCCCGATGCCAAGCGTTAACGTCCAGCCGGTGCAATTCGCATCGTTTGACGAAGGCGCAGGCATGGGCGGGCAGCAGAGCAATCTCGATCTGCTGCTCGACGTGCCGCTGACGATTACCGTGGAACTGGGACGCACCAAGAAGCTGATCAAAGACATTCTGGAGCTCGTGCCGGGCTCGATCGTGCAGCTCGACAAACTGGCGGGCGATCCGGTCGACATCATGGTAAATAATAAGCTGGTGGCAAAAGGAGAAGTTGTAGTCATTGACGAAAACTTTGGTGTACGGGTAACTGACATTATCAGTCCGTCTGAGCGAGTTCGCAAATTACAGTAA
- a CDS encoding response regulator, with protein sequence MSHKILIVDDAAFMRMMIKEILTKNGYTVVGEAQDGVQAVEKYKELRPDLVTMDITMPEMDGIHALKEIRGFDPNAKIIMCSAMGQQAMVIDAIQAGAKDFIVKPFQADRVVEAIKKTLS encoded by the coding sequence ATGTCTCATAAAATCCTGATCGTAGACGATGCAGCATTTATGCGAATGATGATCAAAGAGATCCTCACCAAAAACGGATATACCGTGGTAGGGGAAGCGCAAGACGGGGTACAAGCGGTCGAGAAATACAAAGAGCTGCGCCCGGATCTGGTGACGATGGACATCACGATGCCGGAGATGGACGGCATTCACGCCCTGAAAGAGATCCGCGGTTTCGATCCGAATGCGAAGATCATCATGTGCTCCGCAATGGGTCAGCAGGCGATGGTTATCGACGCGATCCAAGCAGGCGCAAAGGACTTTATCGTCAAACCGTTCCAGGCTGATCGCGTTGTCGAAGCGATCAAGAAAACGCTGAGCTAA
- a CDS encoding flagellar biosynthetic protein FliO has translation MTSPPRVLAVENNVEDMLKNDAPATKFQGAGVDGGSMFWSILQLFFALGIIIAIIYLLIRFLSTRTSLTRGNVIQPLGAHTLASNRSVHVIALQDKVYVIGVGENVTLLDTIEDAEQIEQLKEITLQADGMMKAAPGLADLIGRLRKKQAPQAEELQVADLTFDAALRKKLNSLKEQRTSAVQPEDDK, from the coding sequence TTGACGTCCCCCCCTCGCGTGTTGGCGGTTGAGAACAATGTGGAAGACATGTTGAAAAACGATGCCCCGGCCACAAAATTTCAAGGGGCGGGCGTCGATGGCGGGTCGATGTTCTGGTCGATCCTGCAGCTGTTTTTCGCGCTTGGGATCATCATTGCCATCATCTACCTGCTGATTCGCTTTCTCTCCACGCGAACCAGCCTCACACGCGGCAATGTCATTCAACCGCTCGGAGCGCATACGCTTGCGTCCAACCGCTCCGTGCATGTGATTGCCCTGCAGGATAAAGTGTATGTGATCGGTGTGGGGGAAAACGTCACACTGCTTGATACGATTGAAGATGCAGAGCAGATTGAACAGCTGAAAGAAATCACGCTGCAGGCGGACGGGATGATGAAGGCAGCGCCGGGACTCGCCGACCTGATCGGCCGTTTGCGCAAAAAGCAAGCGCCGCAGGCGGAGGAGTTGCAGGTTGCAGACTTGACCTTTGACGCCGCACTGCGCAAGAAGCTGAACTCGCTCAAAGAACAGCGCACTTCGGCTGTGCAACCGGAGGATGACAAGTGA
- the fliP gene encoding flagellar type III secretion system pore protein FliP (The bacterial flagellar biogenesis protein FliP forms a type III secretion system (T3SS)-type pore required for flagellar assembly.) codes for MKKLQVFLLVIVALLSFALGTEPAHAQQSIVIPGIDIGVSTADDPESVSTSIQIIMMLTVLSLAPSILILMTCFTRIVIVLSFVRNALALQQMPPTQVLIGLALFMTLFVMYPTLQQINDDALQPYLNGTMSQTEALEQAATPLKHFMAKQTREQDLKLFLDFRDQPMPATVEEIPISTLVPAYTISELKTAFTIGFMIFVPFLIIDMVVASVLMSMGMMMLPPVMISMPFKILLFVLVDGWYLVVKSLLVGYQ; via the coding sequence ATGAAAAAACTCCAAGTCTTCCTGCTGGTGATCGTCGCCTTGCTTTCCTTTGCTTTGGGGACGGAGCCCGCGCATGCGCAGCAGAGCATCGTGATTCCGGGGATTGATATCGGGGTCTCGACGGCTGACGATCCGGAGTCTGTCTCCACAAGCATTCAGATCATCATGATGCTGACGGTCCTGTCATTGGCGCCGTCGATCCTGATTTTGATGACGTGCTTTACCCGCATCGTCATCGTGCTGTCATTTGTCCGCAACGCTTTGGCGCTGCAGCAGATGCCGCCGACTCAAGTCTTGATCGGGCTTGCGTTATTTATGACCTTATTCGTTATGTATCCAACCTTACAGCAAATCAATGATGACGCTTTGCAACCTTATTTGAACGGTACGATGTCGCAAACGGAAGCATTGGAGCAGGCTGCAACACCGCTGAAGCATTTCATGGCCAAGCAGACCCGGGAGCAGGATCTGAAGTTGTTTTTGGATTTCCGCGATCAGCCGATGCCTGCCACCGTGGAGGAGATCCCGATCTCCACACTGGTGCCGGCGTATACGATCTCCGAATTAAAAACGGCATTTACGATCGGCTTCATGATCTTCGTCCCGTTTTTGATCATCGACATGGTCGTCGCGAGCGTCCTGATGTCGATGGGGATGATGATGCTGCCGCCGGTCATGATCTCCATGCCGTTTAAGATCCTGCTGTTTGTCTTGGTTGATGGTTGGTATCTTGTCGTGAAGTCGCTATTGGTCGGCTACCAGTAA
- the fliQ gene encoding flagellar biosynthesis protein FliQ translates to MSADYIISLGQNAIWTLLMICAPLLGIGLLVGLVVSIFQATTQIQEQSLQFIPKLIATFVAMVVFGPWMLSLILDFTRNIFGNLNSVIG, encoded by the coding sequence TTGAGCGCGGACTATATCATCTCACTTGGACAAAACGCGATCTGGACGCTGCTCATGATTTGCGCTCCGTTGCTTGGCATCGGGCTTCTGGTCGGTTTGGTGGTTTCGATTTTTCAGGCGACCACTCAGATTCAGGAGCAGTCGCTGCAGTTTATCCCGAAGCTGATTGCCACGTTTGTTGCAATGGTCGTCTTTGGACCGTGGATGCTGTCGCTGATTTTGGACTTCACGAGAAATATTTTCGGAAACTTAAACTCGGTTATCGGATAG